The sequence TTGCTGAATAGATAGAAATTTGGATAGTTTTAGATAAGAATTGTAGATAGCACTGTGTGAGTAAAAAAAAAGGCGGAATTTgtactatttttttaaaaatgatttacgcgtgacaaaaaatatacacaTCTATGAGAAATAACTTAGATCATGAGTTTCTGTTGATTTGATCCAACTTCGGATGTGAATGGAAAGAAAATTTATCTCTGATGTGTATATTTCCATTCGAAAATACTTTGAACAATTGAAGAACACATTCGGCAGATGCTTTGTAATTGTTACTCGAATGCAAGTGAATAAAATGACTGAGCACTAAAAACTCAAGAGAGACAACTAAAACGtaataattaataaaaatatgttGAAACGTCTTGATCCAAATAGATTATTTCCGTGTACCACGTGTCGTTCGTCTCGTATATCCTggcgaaaaaaaatatatataaaattcGTAGAAGATTCAATCCATAGTGACTTACCCTTCTCCTCTATCACGTTTATCACTGCAGACGTGTCCAGATCCTGTTCTCTTTCGTGTGTAGGCATTTCTTCAACGGCTATATTTTCCGTAAACCTTAGAGTTCTTCGACGACTGGACCTGGTACAACTATGCTCTTCAGATATATCTTTTGAGCAAATTGAGCTGCGTCTCCGTTTTCGGATCTCCTCGTCCAGCTTGTATGGCGTAGTTATCGAAATAGTTTCAACATCTTCCACTTCCAGCTCTTCATTGAACGtgattttcggtttcggagtATGAACTATTTTCCGACGACCGTCCGATCGGCGTGTTTCCGGCGTATCAAGACCCGAATCCAGAAACAGTACGCTTTTAGCGCGACGTTTTTCACTGGGTGTTTTTAAAATTGACTTCACTACCTCTTTGTAACGTAGAGTATGCTAAAATGAGAATATTTTTAACAATCGTGTAAGCCAAATATGTACTAATCTTTCACTTACATCGTTGAATATAGTTTTTCGTGATGTCTTATTACTCTTGCCTGACGTAGGCGTGCAGCCCGCACATATACTGCGCCTGTTTAAGCTACTTCTTCTCGGGGTAGTTGCAATTCGAACCGAACGCTTCGCTGGTGTCAGTACGGTAACTGATTCCTTAAGTACCGATTCCATCATCAATTTCTTCTTGGCTTCCTCGCGGGCTTTCTTGATCAAGTCAGCAAGTCCACTGGCTTTAGTTTTCATTGGTTTCTTTTCGCGCTTCTTGATGCCAGCACCGCATTTCAGTTTTTTAACTTTCGGTTGCTCAGCAATTTCTTGCCAATCGTTCTGTTTAAGCAATCGTAGTTCTTCGAAACGACGGTCAAGATTTTCCAAATCGAGAGACACCATAAGCCAGAATCCGTCCAGATCATCAGTTCGTACTTTCTGGTCCGTCCAACTTTGTTCGTAATGTTTTACCAGTTCTTTAAACTTCGATAATTTCTTGTTTATTAAAATTTGTGTTTGACCCTGAGCAGCAATTATCAATCCTTTGCTATTCTCGTCAATTGCTTCGTTCTCAACATCACTCTTATAGAGGTCACACAACTGCTGAAGCCGTTTTAGCTCTTTCTCTACCAAGTTATTGTAGAATGTAACTTTCTCTAGGACATCTGTGGGAGGTTGATCATCCTCGCGAAAACTGATCACCGAGGAACACCGACTTCCTCCGCTGTTACGTTGCTTTATCTCATGTTTATTCAACAAAATAGTTGCAAGGTTACCTTCAGGGAGTGGTTTATTTGCGGTAACATCCTCTTCGGTAAAACTGAATCGTGAAGTTTTGGATTGTCGTTGAGACGGATCCATGTTACCGGCAGTTTTGGGAAATTTTATAGGTTCAGTCAGCGTCACGGGATCGTTGATTTCCTCAACAAACCCCATCGAATTTCGACCGGGTATATTTACTGTCACATTACATATCGATTCATTAGCATTTGAGGTATTTCTCGTCTCAATAAAAACTAATGAAGATCTTCCGTTGGATAGTTTTCGTCCACTACCTACTAAATTGATTGTTTCAGCATTACACATTGGTTCGATTTTAGGACGTCGATCCACAAGTTTTTCTTCTTT comes from Malaya genurostris strain Urasoe2022 chromosome 3, Malgen_1.1, whole genome shotgun sequence and encodes:
- the LOC131437745 gene encoding uncharacterized protein LOC131437745, yielding MEFKSFYKNASRCNRLKDSNNQRLKSKRESSRQDLHFNNRNLKASDSEIENDEVFYTNSIQRQPGTSSKKRRRSAVKDENKENEIRCKYEERLARLLRFKEERAKAKQLNSVKKKPFVSVVPKNNLVDREYEKNLFKKSETELKTIADKRKVLTPAAKYATPRVDTRRKEPFVYTTDKEQQKKNKLNLRTPASISAAKPKVDTWRKGPTPVNDGIKRKEQNKIGAILRSKTAEARTTTSKTKPTVISNKTNMRVEPTARVLTTYQAVRLNQKSFKFNFLFAKDGPMITSTNRKKKSLEKSMEAAEDKQKQKTYRFSPKVKNQDDDIFEGISPIDVDTPTPKKVLSDTESIAMRKRETRRRSMIFTVEDLKQTEVKHETRDEWEPQVITISDEESDHESLAKKQVKKNASFIVNLKEEKLVDRRPKIEPMCNAETINLVGSGRKLSNGRSSLVFIETRNTSNANESICNVTVNIPGRNSMGFVEEINDPVTLTEPIKFPKTAGNMDPSQRQSKTSRFSFTEEDVTANKPLPEGNLATILLNKHEIKQRNSGGSRCSSVISFREDDQPPTDVLEKVTFYNNLVEKELKRLQQLCDLYKSDVENEAIDENSKGLIIAAQGQTQILINKKLSKFKELVKHYEQSWTDQKVRTDDLDGFWLMVSLDLENLDRRFEELRLLKQNDWQEIAEQPKVKKLKCGAGIKKREKKPMKTKASGLADLIKKAREEAKKKLMMESVLKESVTVLTPAKRSVRIATTPRRSSLNRRSICAGCTPTSGKSNKTSRKTIFNDHTLRYKEVVKSILKTPSEKRRAKSVLFLDSGLDTPETRRSDGRRKIVHTPKPKITFNEELEVEDVETISITTPYKLDEEIRKRRRSSICSKDISEEHSCTRSSRRRTLRFTENIAVEEMPTHEREQDLDTSAVINVIEEKGYTRRTTRGTRK